The Paenibacillus dendritiformis region GCACACCGCCGATAATCCCGGGGAGAACCCACATCGTTCCCGCTTGATTCATCTGATCGAGCGAAGCAGCTACTTCGCTTTCCGTCCAATTGGCATACAAATAGTTCAAATAATCTTCATTATCTTTACGGTATAAAAAAACTAAGCCGGTCACAATCATGATGAGACTCGATGCGGCTCCAATGATGCTTAACACGATTTCCCCTGTTCGTTTCATATTGAACCTCCATTGTCATATAGATATCTTTCCCATGGCACTCTCTCACGGTTGGCTTGATGAATCCCCTCCTCGCTCGCATGTCCAGGCTGTTGAGAAAGAAGTTTTGAGTAGGAAAATGGATATTTCTACGGCCTGAAAACTACAGCATTTCCCTAGACACGCCCATCCGGCAGGCGAAATCCGCAAAACTCCACGATTTCTCCAGACACGCCTATTCGGTAAGCGAAATCCTGCATAAATACAACAATTCGATATGGACGACTTTTCCAGAAAGGGAATCCTGCAAAATTACAGGAATTTCCACCGTTTCGCTTCGGTTTGAAGCAAAAGGGCCTAAAATGATGTAGATTTGCAGCAATTCCTTGGGATGTGGACTCATTAAGCCGAAATTCCTGTAAAATAGCAGAAATTTCCCCCGCACGTCCAAGCCCCAGGAGGCAACGATGCTTCCAGCAGGCCGATAATGCTTCCTGAAGGCGATGATGCCCCCAGGATCCGACGCGGTCGCTTGGATCCCGTAAAATCAGGCCATTGAGTAGTCTATTGGACTTTTCGCCTGTGATGGATCTCGTCTCCCGGTAGAAAAAATCGATTTAAATTGATATCCGGTGAATTTTCTGATAACGAAGCAATTTGAAGCAGAAAATCGCCGGGTATGAATGAATATTTTAAAATTCATTCATTTCTGGGCAAAAAAAGGACTGCCTGTAATCATCCTATTTTTGGCAATCCGTTAACCCTTTCATGATAAACTCCGACAAATACTGTATCAGTTGGGGAAAATGGCGAACCCCAATTTCTTCCTTGTGTGAATCGATATATGCTAACGAGTCAAAGAAGGCGGGCAAAAGTTCATCATCAATATCCTTTCTTATTTTTCCTTCCGCTTTCCATTTTTTGAATAATTCAGTATATAAACTGCGAATGGAATCATCATTTCCTTTGACCTCTTCATAGTAGCGTTCCAGTTCCCGGAAGAGATCCCGGTTATACCATTCCTTCAGGATGATGTTCGAGTTCATGGCACTGATGTTCTGCTCCACTAATGTGCTCACAAGTGTTACGGGATCTTGATTCATGTCAAGGGATTCCACAATCCGCTTTTTCAATGCCTCGTTTTCTTTCATATAGATCTCAAAGAACAATTTCTCTTTCGAGGAATAGTAGTTATAAAAAGTCCCCACCGCTATTCCCGCCATTTTTGCAATGTCTGAGATATTCGTATCTTTGAATCCTTTGGAGTGAAATAGTTCCCAACCACAATGAAAGATGAGCTGTTTTTTATCCATCAGTTACCTAACCTCTTGTGAATGAATTTTTTTTTATTCATTCACATTAAAGCATAGCTGCATTTTTTTGTCAACACAGAAAGAAGACTATACAAGCGGCTTTCAAAGTAAGTGCTCATTCAAATGCCGATTCCCTTTCAATATATTCCTTACTCTTGAAATCGTACCTTTTCGGATAGGCAAATGAACCATTCTGTGGAGCAATATCCATCGTAAGCAAGCCATCGCCTCGAACAGTTCCAGCTCCTCGTATTTATATGCAGTTTCCGTTACAACGGTAGGAAGATAATAGGAATTCGATCTCATGCCGCCATATATCTTGATTAGAACCATTGACCAGGCAATATCGTATCTGGGGTCGCCAAGCTGCCCGTTTGTCCAATCGATTATGGTATACGTCCCCTCCGCTTCCAACACATTTCCCATATAAAAATCGCCATGAATCAGGCAGTCTTGCTTCATATCCGCTCGTTCAACAAGTTGAACAAGCAGATCCCTTAGATCAACATGTTCTTCAATCCCAGGATAAAAATAAGGAATAAAATCATGCTTGGGAAGCGTTGATTCATCTATATCCTGTAGGGACATTCTATGAATCTGAGTTAGCATCTCTGTAAGCGCTTTAAATAAAGACTGATTTACTTTGCCTATAGGACTCCCGTCAAAGCTGGTCAATAAGACCGGATTCTCGTCTCGATCAAGCCCCCAACCATGCGGTTTGGAAACGGGCAACCCCCGACAATAAAGAGCTTCTAACAGCTTATACTGAGCATGGACATTTGGCTTGGAGTCCCGATTCCATACTTTGAGCACAAAATGAAGCCCGCCTATGCTGAGTCTCGTTACCTCTGCTTCCAGACCGGACTTCATGGGAAGAATGGTGACGCACGAGTCCTCTGGCTGAAGTAGTGATTCTACCTCGCTGCTGATTTCCATCCAATCCATGTCTCGAATAGGATTCGTCAACGCTTCTCTTCCTTTCCAGTGGCATTATCGTATCGTTGTATTCCTGGCGCCTACTCCTAAGTCGATGTGAAATTTTCCATTCACTAAAATATCCAGATCAAGCAATCCGTTGATGTTATGGTACTTAAAAGAAGTAAAGTCCAATGAAACGTTTCTTAAAGTGGAATCCCCGATCGCTATGGATTGAATAGTCTTTGTAAAAGCATGTTCCTTCCCGCCAATACCAAAGCTTGCAATAATATCGTCTTCCACTGTTACTTTGATTCCAATATCATCAACTTCATCTTGAGAAATCAAAGTATGACTGGCTCCTGTATCAATCACAACATTATTAATCACTTTCTTTTGCCCATTAAATCCAATGACGATTTCGGTAAATAACAGCCCATCTTTATATTCGATTTTCATGACAAGTAGTTCCTCAACCCGGTATTCCTTCGAATTTTCACAA contains the following coding sequences:
- a CDS encoding DUF4064 domain-containing protein, which encodes MKRTGEIVLSIIGAASSLIMIVTGLVFLYRKDNEDYLNYLYANWTESEVAASLDQMNQAGTMWVLPGIIGGVLGIITMIWLKGNGSPKLAGWTLIIVSVAVCLISVFGFIPAMFFVTAGIMALARKPNGRKKQGIR
- a CDS encoding TetR/AcrR family transcriptional regulator, with the translated sequence MDKKQLIFHCGWELFHSKGFKDTNISDIAKMAGIAVGTFYNYYSSKEKLFFEIYMKENEALKKRIVESLDMNQDPVTLVSTLVEQNISAMNSNIILKEWYNRDLFRELERYYEEVKGNDDSIRSLYTELFKKWKAEGKIRKDIDDELLPAFFDSLAYIDSHKEEIGVRHFPQLIQYLSEFIMKGLTDCQK
- a CDS encoding phosphotransferase family protein, whose product is MDWMEISSEVESLLQPEDSCVTILPMKSGLEAEVTRLSIGGLHFVLKVWNRDSKPNVHAQYKLLEALYCRGLPVSKPHGWGLDRDENPVLLTSFDGSPIGKVNQSLFKALTEMLTQIHRMSLQDIDESTLPKHDFIPYFYPGIEEHVDLRDLLVQLVERADMKQDCLIHGDFYMGNVLEAEGTYTIIDWTNGQLGDPRYDIAWSMVLIKIYGGMRSNSYYLPTVVTETAYKYEELELFEAMACLRWILLHRMVHLPIRKGTISRVRNILKGNRHLNEHLL
- a CDS encoding retropepsin-like aspartic protease, giving the protein MKIEYKDGLLFTEIVIGFNGQKKVINNVVIDTGASHTLISQDEVDDIGIKVTVEDDIIASFGIGGKEHAFTKTIQSIAIGDSTLRNVSLDFTSFKYHNINGLLDLDILVNGKFHIDLGVGARNTTIR